Proteins from one Nitratidesulfovibrio sp. genomic window:
- a CDS encoding glycosyltransferase family 9 protein, giving the protein MEVGATRQLNAGYLYDNPLTVRLLRTVDAMLRLVPRARRTLPERVERILLIKPDHLGDVLMTGSIVPVLAARYPDARMDLVCGSWTRDLVERLECFGRIHVVDHVQLNRGGQGLAAKLWRFLSTWGQALRRIRSERYDLCLCLRPFGGNLISLAALSGARFTVGHGTAGGAPLLDAVACWTPGLHAVQHHLEVLAACDCHADFQALRCLPPRGAREEDVRRIRDALGIGPCYHVIIPGSGGASKMFPPDFWRTLAEGLPGDSIVLCGSPEERALFAPIAGASPRFVNAAGTFALHELPLFYAGSASVHCTDSFGAHLAALSGADTTVYYKPEADIAAWHPLGDRCRAVVVREQHAPAT; this is encoded by the coding sequence ATGGAAGTAGGCGCCACGCGGCAACTCAACGCGGGATATCTGTATGACAACCCGCTCACCGTACGCCTGCTGCGCACCGTCGATGCGATGCTGCGCCTTGTGCCACGCGCACGACGCACCCTTCCGGAGCGGGTGGAGCGGATACTGCTGATCAAGCCGGACCACCTCGGCGACGTGCTGATGACCGGCAGCATCGTCCCCGTGCTGGCGGCCCGCTACCCGGACGCCCGCATGGACCTCGTCTGCGGCTCGTGGACGCGTGATCTTGTCGAACGGCTGGAGTGCTTCGGGCGTATCCACGTCGTGGATCACGTCCAGCTCAACCGTGGGGGGCAGGGCCTGGCGGCAAAGCTGTGGCGCTTCCTGTCCACATGGGGGCAGGCGTTGCGGCGCATCCGTTCCGAGCGCTACGACCTGTGCCTGTGCCTGCGTCCGTTCGGGGGCAACCTGATTTCCCTTGCAGCGCTTTCCGGCGCGCGGTTCACGGTCGGACACGGCACGGCAGGGGGTGCCCCGTTGCTGGACGCGGTGGCATGCTGGACACCGGGCCTGCACGCGGTGCAGCACCACCTGGAAGTACTGGCCGCGTGCGATTGCCACGCCGACTTCCAGGCCCTGCGCTGTCTGCCCCCGCGTGGAGCGCGCGAGGAGGATGTGCGGCGCATCCGTGATGCGCTGGGCATCGGGCCTTGCTATCACGTGATCATTCCCGGCAGCGGCGGCGCGTCGAAAATGTTCCCGCCCGACTTCTGGCGAACCCTGGCCGAGGGCCTGCCCGGCGACTCCATAGTTCTGTGCGGCTCGCCGGAAGAACGCGCCCTGTTCGCGCCCATTGCCGGGGCAAGTCCCCGCTTCGTCAATGCGGCAGGAACGTTCGCCCTGCACGAACTGCCCCTGTTCTATGCGGGCAGCGCATCGGTGCACTGCACGGATTCCTTCGGCGCTCATCTCGCCGCGCTTTCCGGGGCGGACACCACCGTCTACTACAAGCCAGAAGCGGACATAGCGGCCTGGCACCCCCTGGGTGACAGATGCCGGGCCGTGGTGGTCAGGGAACAGCATGCCCCTGCGACATGA
- a CDS encoding DUF2334 domain-containing protein, translating to MPLRHDLFRIRRKLGSYLFRGLYPVAPRRAFSPAIFEEELRREPVAPATPTGSAPSPLLISFDDTSLLDGSRGTCDTGGNPDGETWRLFRAFADEHPQLRHTLYFVPNPRYRLVPDVSDMLPDGVFSVAHHGAGHPLVAALQEMERRGTVEVALHGYEHVRGWPLDYYAAYEFDFIDAARAARLVAQGYEELGRFFDIRGFKPPAWSAGQLRGDCYLADVVAESGLFHYASLSSPSNGLNYARHACSHIHPGHRGSCVLIPQNLSILWDEDFLRDMVDLICERRGIINIQLHFCPASGLIRDGLCDDNLRKLARIAQHALARGARPMLTREAACA from the coding sequence ATGCCCCTGCGACATGATCTTTTCAGGATACGCCGCAAGCTCGGTTCGTACCTGTTCCGGGGCCTGTACCCGGTAGCGCCGCGCCGCGCCTTCTCCCCCGCCATCTTCGAGGAGGAGCTTCGGCGCGAACCCGTGGCCCCCGCTACGCCCACAGGGTCGGCCCCCTCGCCCCTGCTGATCAGCTTTGACGACACGTCGCTGCTCGACGGCAGCCGGGGTACCTGCGACACCGGTGGCAACCCCGACGGCGAAACCTGGCGGCTGTTCCGGGCGTTCGCGGACGAACACCCGCAATTGCGCCACACGCTCTACTTCGTCCCCAACCCGCGCTATCGCCTTGTGCCCGATGTTTCGGACATGCTGCCCGACGGGGTGTTTTCCGTGGCACACCACGGGGCAGGCCACCCCCTTGTCGCGGCCTTGCAGGAAATGGAACGCCGGGGAACGGTGGAGGTGGCGCTGCACGGCTACGAACATGTGCGGGGCTGGCCCCTGGACTATTACGCGGCCTACGAATTCGATTTCATCGATGCCGCCAGGGCGGCACGGCTGGTGGCCCAAGGGTATGAAGAATTGGGGCGCTTTTTCGACATCCGTGGTTTCAAGCCGCCAGCATGGAGCGCCGGGCAGCTCCGGGGTGACTGCTACCTGGCCGATGTCGTCGCGGAATCCGGGCTCTTCCACTATGCATCGCTCTCCAGCCCTTCCAACGGGCTGAACTATGCGAGGCATGCGTGCAGTCACATCCATCCCGGTCACCGGGGCAGTTGCGTGCTCATCCCGCAGAATTTGTCGATACTCTGGGACGAGGACTTTCTGCGCGACATGGTAGACCTGATTTGCGAACGGCGGGGCATCATCAATATCCAGCTGCACTTCTGCCCGGCCTCCGGCCTGATCCGGGACGGCCTGTGCGACGACAACCTTCGAAAACTGGCCCGCATCGCCCAACATGCCCTTGCACGAGGAGCGCGCCCGATGCTGACCCGCGAGGCGGCATGCGCCTGA
- a CDS encoding glycosyltransferase family 4 protein, with protein sequence MRLTFVHPNLAERGGAERKMLLIIAELLRRGHDVQLLVNRFVPETTFHELLPDGFAPTVLPGRKPVWCARVLAHLLRTPPDVTVAHNHPAQFPVGLFGLLHPESARAWICNEVMPMLAPRNGMAWKAFYAVDKALVRRFGRCIVNSGFTAESFRSWYGGEPERIYSGVQLYEEIAPTITDDAPWMGGLPERFILVLSRLEHHKNLRFLETMAEALAGLPIVVAGRGHDQDYVADLAQRMPGVTYLGGVSEPQKFHLYRKASVFAFLPTAEPLGVTTMEAIGAGTPVVAFNSGGPREVILDGRNGSLCDTEDAYIAALRQWLGAGAAARDAEDFEGYIRKNFSNAVMVRRFADCILGLRGVPASP encoded by the coding sequence ATGCGCCTGACATTCGTTCATCCCAATCTGGCGGAACGCGGCGGCGCGGAGCGCAAGATGCTGCTGATCATCGCGGAGCTGCTGCGGCGCGGCCACGATGTGCAACTGCTTGTGAACCGCTTCGTGCCGGAAACAACCTTTCACGAACTGCTGCCGGACGGCTTTGCCCCCACCGTGCTGCCGGGCCGCAAGCCCGTATGGTGCGCCCGCGTGCTGGCGCACCTGCTGCGCACACCGCCGGACGTCACGGTGGCGCACAACCATCCCGCGCAATTCCCCGTGGGGCTGTTCGGCCTGCTGCATCCGGAGTCGGCCCGCGCCTGGATCTGCAACGAGGTCATGCCCATGCTGGCCCCCCGAAACGGCATGGCCTGGAAGGCGTTCTACGCCGTGGACAAGGCCCTGGTGCGGCGCTTTGGCCGATGCATCGTGAATTCTGGCTTTACCGCCGAAAGTTTCCGCAGCTGGTACGGCGGCGAACCGGAGCGCATCTATTCCGGCGTCCAGTTGTACGAGGAGATCGCCCCGACAATCACCGACGATGCGCCATGGATGGGGGGGCTGCCCGAACGCTTCATCCTTGTGCTCTCACGGCTGGAGCATCACAAGAACCTGCGCTTTCTGGAGACGATGGCCGAGGCTCTGGCAGGCCTGCCCATCGTCGTCGCTGGCCGGGGCCACGATCAGGACTATGTGGCCGACCTTGCGCAACGCATGCCCGGTGTCACCTATCTGGGTGGAGTCAGCGAGCCGCAGAAGTTCCATCTTTACCGCAAGGCCTCCGTCTTTGCCTTCCTGCCCACCGCCGAACCCCTCGGGGTAACCACCATGGAGGCCATCGGGGCGGGTACGCCGGTTGTGGCTTTCAACTCGGGCGGCCCGCGAGAGGTCATTCTTGACGGGCGCAACGGATCGCTGTGCGATACCGAAGACGCGTACATCGCTGCCCTGCGGCAGTGGCTGGGTGCCGGTGCCGCAGCGCGCGATGCGGAAGATTTTGAAGGCTACATCCGCAAGAACTTCAGCAACGCGGTGATGGTCCGCCGGTTCGCGGACTGCATCCTGGGGCTGAGGGGCGTACCGGCATCGCCATGA
- a CDS encoding methyltransferase domain-containing protein, translated as MPNNLFHDIDYRINTHPRRSARRVAGGMPHHSGQQKVPRVPHRDTMLANIKHRKMHRGNLSTHTTRTMTFPCATSPQNALIDNAPHLNEPAWAHKSVAHDGQSPLISKNKLGRPILIRHIVSRYIQSYFRLRCYEKIVQGFSGKRILDYGAGSCSLAGYLLEQGIAPQDAIYAYEPSAPYAAQGRELFPALNISESIKDMPQMDIILLVFVIGYVPDKREFFRSLSRLSRPGTRLLVEVDNQKSLYNKLKKNIDPAWNIAEEDFSEHWVLEKRCMSPVDSFPFDMHRNTPVKNILKIMLSLGLRLFGNAQHSLYVFRPKSELEG; from the coding sequence TTGCCTAATAATCTATTTCACGATATCGACTATCGAATTAACACCCATCCACGACGGTCGGCAAGGCGCGTTGCTGGTGGCATGCCGCACCATTCTGGACAGCAAAAAGTTCCTCGCGTGCCACACCGCGATACCATGCTGGCGAATATCAAACATCGCAAAATGCATCGTGGCAACCTATCAACCCACACGACACGCACCATGACATTCCCGTGCGCCACATCCCCGCAGAATGCGCTTATCGACAATGCACCGCATCTGAATGAGCCCGCATGGGCACATAAAAGCGTTGCTCATGACGGGCAATCCCCCCTCATCTCAAAAAACAAACTTGGCCGACCAATACTAATCCGACATATTGTATCCAGATATATTCAATCATATTTCAGGCTGCGCTGCTACGAAAAGATAGTACAGGGATTTTCCGGAAAGCGCATTCTGGATTACGGCGCCGGGTCATGTTCACTCGCGGGATATCTTCTTGAGCAAGGCATCGCACCGCAAGACGCTATCTACGCCTATGAGCCTTCGGCACCATACGCCGCACAAGGGCGCGAGCTCTTTCCCGCATTGAATATTTCGGAAAGCATCAAAGACATGCCGCAGATGGACATAATCCTTCTGGTGTTCGTGATCGGATATGTTCCAGACAAGCGCGAATTTTTCCGGTCACTTTCGCGCCTGAGCAGGCCAGGAACAAGACTGCTGGTCGAAGTGGACAACCAGAAATCCCTGTACAACAAACTGAAGAAAAACATCGACCCTGCATGGAACATTGCCGAGGAAGATTTTTCCGAACACTGGGTTCTGGAGAAACGATGCATGTCACCAGTCGATAGCTTTCCATTCGACATGCACCGGAACACCCCCGTTAAAAACATCCTGAAAATCATGCTTTCCTTGGGGTTGCGCCTGTTCGGAAACGCACAGCACAGCCTGTATGTCTTCAGACCAAAATCCGAACTCGAGGGCTGA
- a CDS encoding class I SAM-dependent methyltransferase — MNDYLQDFYSNAGHHMSERRMSIRSAHVRRMLSGSGLCSAERCIDIGGGLYSSLGAVEGLRDGIYIDISKEFCEKYESVYDTYHADVNVGLPPKLLDRVGEKSVDIVFCFEVLEHLFTADRLVEDCIAVLKDGGVFIFSVPNDMGFYLRRLDAFLKASPYGHHGNPFSEQHIRFFNSRNIMNFCSQYLVSAADGSRQRGFASINLSGINMNLSSGIRERLGRPPFADFLAARFPQWFATNFLCCCMVGTR, encoded by the coding sequence ATGAACGATTACCTACAGGATTTCTATTCCAATGCAGGGCACCACATGTCGGAACGGCGCATGTCCATTCGTTCCGCGCATGTACGCAGAATGCTTTCGGGGTCTGGCCTGTGCAGCGCGGAACGGTGCATTGATATCGGCGGTGGTCTCTATTCATCGCTTGGCGCTGTCGAAGGACTTCGCGATGGGATATATATCGATATATCCAAAGAGTTTTGCGAAAAATATGAGAGTGTATACGACACGTATCATGCAGACGTGAATGTTGGACTGCCTCCGAAATTGCTGGATCGTGTCGGTGAGAAGAGTGTTGATATCGTTTTTTGTTTCGAGGTCCTGGAACACCTGTTCACGGCGGATCGACTTGTTGAAGACTGTATAGCTGTACTAAAAGACGGCGGTGTGTTCATATTTTCTGTTCCCAATGACATGGGGTTCTATTTGCGTCGCCTTGATGCCTTTTTGAAGGCATCTCCCTATGGCCACCATGGAAATCCTTTCTCCGAACAACACATACGATTCTTTAACTCCAGAAATATCATGAATTTTTGTTCCCAATATCTGGTTTCCGCAGCTGATGGTTCGCGGCAAAGGGGATTCGCGAGTATTAACCTTTCGGGAATCAACATGAATCTTTCCAGTGGGATCAGGGAAAGGCTTGGGCGCCCCCCGTTTGCAGATTTTCTCGCTGCCCGCTTCCCTCAATGGTTCGCAACGAATTTCCTGTGCTGCTGCATGGTGGGAACACGATGA
- a CDS encoding glycosyltransferase family 2 protein — protein sequence MSHAARLSATVLTRDNRRTIADTVNSLKGVVDELVIVDDNSTDGTLEIIRSLWPDARIFTRALAGDFAAQRNFSLEQCTRPWAVIIDSDEHLDATLASAIHKAVSGESASSLYNCRRINRNFSRPTRVALDRPILMRTSLRFLAAVHEHVPGPMTMLEGNLHHDSWAGVDDFVHDLNVYSGRKADLWISEGRDYAVPHIVLRQLAAFFYLFFKRYIGEGRFLGGWKGLLYCLCWSAEELFAAMKYIERRENAPRN from the coding sequence ATGTCGCACGCAGCCAGGCTTTCCGCGACAGTGCTCACCCGGGACAACCGCAGGACCATTGCCGACACCGTCAATTCGCTCAAGGGGGTCGTTGACGAGCTTGTCATCGTCGATGACAACTCGACGGACGGCACGTTGGAAATCATCCGTTCGCTCTGGCCCGACGCCCGCATATTCACCCGCGCCCTCGCGGGCGACTTCGCCGCGCAGCGCAACTTTTCGCTGGAGCAGTGCACGCGTCCCTGGGCGGTGATCATCGATTCCGACGAACATCTCGACGCCACGCTCGCCTCGGCCATCCACAAGGCGGTTTCCGGCGAGTCCGCATCGTCGTTGTACAATTGCCGGCGGATCAACAGGAATTTTTCCCGTCCGACGCGCGTTGCCCTCGATCGACCGATCCTGATGCGAACATCACTCAGGTTTCTCGCGGCAGTGCACGAACATGTTCCGGGACCGATGACCATGCTTGAAGGCAACCTGCACCACGATTCATGGGCGGGTGTTGATGACTTCGTGCACGACCTTAACGTATATTCCGGGCGCAAGGCCGACCTTTGGATCAGCGAGGGGCGCGACTATGCCGTGCCCCACATCGTGCTGCGGCAGCTGGCGGCTTTTTTTTATCTTTTCTTCAAGCGTTACATAGGAGAGGGGCGGTTTCTGGGGGGCTGGAAGGGCCTTCTCTACTGCCTCTGCTGGAGCGCCGAAGAGCTTTTCGCGGCCATGAAATACATTGAGCGCCGCGAAAATGCTCCCCGTAACTAA
- a CDS encoding nucleotide sugar dehydrogenase — protein sequence MTCKNSKLHVAVWGLGYVGCVATACLAELGHSVNGVDVDPNKVRLVNQGLPTIVEKDIDALMAKNRRAISACESAPPTLDGMDVSLVCVGTPNAFDGSLDLSILFKVADTIASKLSSQGKYHVVAIRSTVPPGTCDLVAQIMERVSGLQAGRHFDVVANPEFLREGSAVQDYFHPPYTVVGTRGESPEALAVMRRLYEDLDAPFLATDVRAAELIKFVNNSWHALKISFANEIGNICKRSAINAREVMHLFCQDAVLNISPYYLKPGYAFGGSCLPKDLRGLQALARRAEIVTPVLDSIEPSNNRQVEQAFKLIAALGRRTVAFLGVSFKSGTDDVRLSPKLSLCHKLIRNGYTVRVHDGNVSRSLAEGINHKFLLSRLEEAAPLLQETLSDALSGAELVVLANNEPEYGKLAELLRPEQFLFELERLPCGVPCPREGICW from the coding sequence ATGACCTGTAAGAACAGCAAACTGCATGTTGCCGTCTGGGGCCTTGGCTACGTGGGCTGCGTTGCCACAGCCTGCCTTGCGGAACTGGGCCACAGCGTGAACGGCGTCGACGTGGATCCCAACAAGGTGCGCCTGGTCAACCAAGGCTTGCCTACCATTGTCGAAAAAGACATCGATGCCCTGATGGCGAAAAACAGGAGGGCCATTTCGGCCTGCGAAAGCGCCCCTCCCACCCTTGATGGGATGGACGTGTCCCTTGTCTGCGTTGGCACCCCCAACGCCTTCGACGGCAGCCTCGACCTGTCGATCCTGTTCAAGGTGGCCGATACCATCGCCTCCAAGTTGTCTTCGCAGGGCAAGTACCATGTCGTGGCCATTCGCAGTACGGTTCCCCCGGGCACCTGTGACCTTGTTGCCCAGATAATGGAACGTGTTTCCGGGCTGCAAGCCGGGCGCCACTTCGATGTCGTCGCCAATCCGGAATTCCTGCGGGAAGGCTCGGCCGTGCAGGACTATTTCCATCCCCCCTACACCGTTGTGGGCACCAGGGGAGAATCGCCCGAAGCGCTGGCGGTGATGCGCCGCCTTTACGAGGATCTGGACGCCCCATTCCTGGCGACGGATGTTCGTGCCGCCGAACTCATCAAGTTCGTCAACAATTCGTGGCATGCGCTGAAGATCAGTTTTGCAAACGAAATAGGCAACATTTGCAAGAGATCCGCCATTAACGCCCGCGAGGTGATGCACCTCTTCTGCCAGGATGCCGTGCTGAACATTTCGCCGTACTACCTCAAGCCGGGGTATGCATTCGGTGGTTCCTGCCTGCCCAAGGATCTCAGGGGGCTGCAAGCCCTCGCGCGCAGGGCAGAGATCGTGACCCCCGTACTGGACAGCATCGAACCATCCAACAATCGCCAGGTGGAGCAGGCCTTCAAGCTTATCGCCGCGCTGGGGAGACGTACGGTTGCATTCCTTGGTGTCAGCTTCAAAAGCGGTACGGACGATGTGCGCCTGAGCCCCAAGCTGTCACTGTGCCACAAGCTGATCCGCAACGGGTACACGGTGCGGGTGCATGACGGCAACGTTTCCCGTTCCCTTGCAGAGGGTATCAACCACAAGTTTCTGCTTTCCAGGCTGGAGGAGGCCGCGCCGCTGTTGCAGGAGACCCTGTCCGACGCGCTTTCAGGGGCTGAATTGGTGGTCCTCGCCAACAATGAGCCGGAATATGGCAAGCTTGCCGAATTGCTTCGCCCCGAGCAGTTTCTTTTCGAACTGGAACGACTGCCCTGCGGCGTTCCTTGTCCAAGGGAGGGTATCTGCTGGTGA
- a CDS encoding class I SAM-dependent methyltransferase: MKDTPYKSDIESYWGALWQSQVYGLNPCDKVTRFKFARFLKPVLDDLPRSAKLCELGSGNCQWLMLCRAYRPDIQLFGIDLTSTAVAIGSNAGVCMTQADIRDIPLPDGAFDAVYSWGVIEHVDETAQALAEQYRLASRWVIVDVPNKCSLPALSIARDVKARGLSPYEYMVEHGKQYSPQEFRSLVQSVVHEGDDCTFMCNYHVLPHAKGLRQYLDPVVPDWLRSRLGQNVGAVIRKGGKSRA; this comes from the coding sequence GTGAAGGATACACCCTACAAGAGTGATATCGAGTCGTACTGGGGGGCGCTGTGGCAAAGCCAGGTGTACGGGCTCAATCCCTGTGACAAGGTAACGCGGTTCAAATTCGCCCGTTTTCTCAAGCCGGTGCTTGATGATTTGCCCCGGAGCGCCAAGTTGTGTGAGCTTGGTAGCGGCAACTGCCAATGGTTGATGTTGTGCAGGGCCTATCGCCCCGACATACAACTTTTCGGCATTGACTTGACGAGCACGGCAGTTGCGATAGGTAGCAATGCAGGCGTGTGCATGACACAGGCCGACATCCGTGACATCCCCCTGCCCGATGGTGCATTTGATGCGGTATACAGCTGGGGAGTGATTGAACACGTGGATGAGACAGCCCAGGCCCTTGCTGAGCAGTATCGCCTGGCAAGCCGGTGGGTGATAGTGGACGTGCCGAATAAATGTTCCTTGCCGGCACTGTCCATAGCCCGGGATGTGAAGGCGCGTGGACTCTCGCCGTATGAATATATGGTGGAGCACGGGAAACAGTATTCTCCGCAGGAATTCAGGTCGCTGGTGCAGTCGGTGGTGCATGAGGGTGACGATTGCACGTTCATGTGCAACTACCACGTGTTGCCCCACGCCAAAGGCCTCCGCCAGTATCTGGACCCCGTGGTGCCCGATTGGCTGCGCAGCCGTTTGGGCCAAAACGTAGGCGCCGTTATCCGAAAGGGTGGCAAGAGTCGCGCATGA
- a CDS encoding glycosyltransferase, with product MTYPLIAIHRGRNAKVSMFFRSVTDVDYNFDFRGFAGGSKLNPFWLLLKAWITSREIPEARAYLVEGGMLFWVGWFLKRRYPNSRLLLRIPEPAFWLSPLKGRLQRAFYRFRMRCMRDSVDWLLPESRMVAADAQREAGIPEDRIAVPPHCLTYISAPERFGPLRDIRRGAVVAFVIDRPQDAGYVKGLDAAIAACRALHRRRGDVTLLLAGAGTQYLEVDEPWIQCLGHVPIEEVFARAALCIAPARYDAFVIAVAEAALAGTIPLVSSGVGAKECLEGAPRSLVVNGLDPEEWATRMEALLTLSDHDRADLLDYLYGAFSGLTQERCLASFKGLVSGALKQFGIQQDIS from the coding sequence ATGACATATCCGCTGATTGCCATCCATCGTGGCCGAAATGCCAAGGTGTCCATGTTTTTCAGGTCGGTCACGGATGTCGACTACAACTTCGATTTCCGAGGTTTTGCGGGCGGGTCGAAGCTCAACCCGTTCTGGCTCTTGCTGAAGGCGTGGATCACCTCCAGGGAAATTCCGGAAGCCAGGGCATATCTGGTTGAAGGCGGCATGCTGTTCTGGGTGGGGTGGTTTCTGAAGCGACGCTACCCGAATTCCCGTCTGCTGCTTCGCATTCCCGAGCCCGCATTCTGGCTGTCGCCGCTGAAGGGGCGCCTGCAACGGGCCTTCTATCGGTTCAGGATGCGCTGCATGCGCGATTCCGTGGACTGGCTTCTGCCAGAAAGCAGGATGGTCGCCGCGGATGCGCAACGCGAGGCAGGCATTCCGGAAGACAGAATTGCGGTGCCCCCGCACTGCCTGACCTACATTTCCGCTCCCGAAAGATTCGGTCCCTTGCGCGATATCCGGAGAGGCGCAGTGGTTGCCTTTGTGATAGACCGGCCACAGGATGCCGGGTACGTCAAGGGGCTGGATGCGGCCATTGCCGCATGCAGGGCCCTGCACCGCCGAAGGGGGGATGTCACGCTTCTGCTTGCGGGGGCTGGTACGCAATATCTGGAGGTGGACGAGCCCTGGATACAGTGCCTTGGGCACGTTCCCATCGAAGAAGTCTTCGCGCGGGCCGCGCTGTGCATTGCGCCAGCGCGGTATGACGCCTTCGTCATTGCCGTGGCCGAGGCGGCGCTTGCCGGTACGATTCCCCTCGTCTCAAGCGGCGTAGGGGCAAAGGAGTGTCTGGAGGGAGCGCCCCGCTCACTTGTCGTGAACGGGCTTGACCCGGAAGAGTGGGCCACGCGCATGGAAGCCCTGCTGACCTTGTCCGACCATGATCGCGCTGATTTGCTAGACTATCTGTACGGGGCCTTTTCCGGGTTGACGCAGGAGCGCTGTCTCGCCAGCTTCAAGGGGCTTGTCAGTGGTGCGCTGAAGCAATTCGGTATTCAGCAGGATATTTCGTAA
- a CDS encoding FkbM family methyltransferase, translated as MNKKVHIADIGASGGLHKRWKKSLLPVHAYLFEPDSAAAAALVSDRDSTVFPFALWDRDADDNPFYMARQDCSTSSLLRPNMPLLERWPDSERFETGNVVSMPTRTLDSLAEEGVIPALDMLKLDIQGAELGVLSHATRLLPQAIGLEVEVGFVEMYQGQPLFRDIDAFLSGHGFELFDLRRVWWQRRKPRYCAQARGQLAFGDALYFRSPENVATLAGGNPRMAASAFCIYDCYGYYDLCQRLLDYHDIFEPADRKRFAEYLAGKCRSRVPHIPLERTVENVCIRLLDFVFQRTPARHDKILGNRFFD; from the coding sequence GTGAACAAGAAGGTGCACATCGCGGACATTGGTGCCAGTGGCGGCTTGCACAAGCGCTGGAAGAAGTCGTTGCTGCCAGTGCACGCATATCTTTTCGAGCCGGACAGCGCAGCAGCGGCTGCGCTTGTTTCCGATCGCGACAGCACCGTTTTTCCCTTTGCGCTTTGGGATCGCGATGCAGATGACAATCCGTTCTATATGGCTCGCCAGGACTGTTCCACTTCATCCCTGTTGCGCCCGAACATGCCCCTGCTCGAACGTTGGCCCGACTCCGAGCGTTTCGAAACCGGGAACGTGGTTTCCATGCCAACGCGCACCCTGGATTCTCTTGCGGAAGAGGGGGTCATCCCTGCACTCGACATGCTCAAGCTGGACATCCAGGGCGCGGAGCTGGGTGTGCTGTCGCATGCCACGCGCCTTCTTCCTCAGGCCATAGGCCTGGAGGTCGAGGTCGGTTTCGTGGAAATGTATCAGGGGCAGCCCCTGTTCCGGGACATTGACGCATTTCTGTCCGGGCATGGATTCGAATTGTTCGACTTGCGCCGAGTCTGGTGGCAACGCAGAAAGCCGCGCTACTGTGCGCAGGCAAGAGGTCAACTGGCCTTTGGGGATGCACTCTACTTCCGCTCGCCCGAAAACGTGGCGACGCTTGCGGGTGGCAACCCCAGGATGGCGGCAAGCGCTTTCTGCATTTACGATTGTTATGGCTATTATGATTTGTGTCAGCGCTTGCTGGATTACCATGACATCTTCGAGCCGGCCGACCGCAAGCGATTTGCCGAATATCTGGCCGGAAAGTGCCGCTCACGCGTACCGCACATCCCTCTGGAGCGTACCGTGGAAAATGTGTGTATCAGGCTTTTGGACTTCGTTTTCCAGCGTACGCCTGCGCGGCATGACAAGATTCTGGGCAACCGCTTTTTTGATTAG